Proteins from one Longimicrobium sp. genomic window:
- a CDS encoding cell division protein ZapA yields MSPRKPQPSRHTVTVEIAGEKHVLRSDVPPEYTRAVAEHVDQMIRALPSYPTLEPFRAATLAALSITDELFKAREEIARLRELIERGTGDVAELLEEAVTGTGESRG; encoded by the coding sequence GTGAGCCCCCGCAAGCCGCAGCCGTCGCGCCACACCGTTACGGTAGAGATCGCGGGTGAAAAGCACGTCCTGCGCTCGGACGTGCCGCCGGAGTACACCCGCGCCGTGGCGGAGCACGTGGACCAGATGATCCGCGCGCTGCCGTCGTATCCCACGCTGGAGCCGTTCCGCGCCGCGACGCTGGCGGCGCTCTCCATCACCGACGAGCTGTTCAAGGCGCGCGAGGAGATCGCCCGGCTACGCGAGCTGATCGAGCGGGGGACCGGCGACGTGGCGGAACTGCTGGAGGAAGCCGTCACCGGCACGGGCGAGTCGCGGGGCTGA
- the pheT gene encoding phenylalanine--tRNA ligase subunit beta → MNISYRWLRSIAPGLQGTPQEVAERLAMLGAPVDEIVYLGADIGDVVIARVEEVRQHPNADRLRLCTVNAGGAERLQVVCGAPNVEAGGLYPFAPIGATLPGGLQIKKAKLRGEASEGMLCSARELGLGRDHAGLMTLHGEFAPGTGFRDALELDDHLLVVDVTPNRGELLSHLGVARELAPTGEDGVELPAFPNRRGGSFPVHAGRRACDDLGMDVEIEDDEGCTRYMGAIVRGVRVGPSPEWLATRLRAIGQRPINNVVDATNYVLHELGQPVHAFDLNLLRGGRVAVRHARAGETLTTLDGVERTLDAQDVVIADGDGAVALAGVMGGRDSEVGGGTTDLFIEVALFDPQRVRRAARRQGLSTDASYRFERGVDPEGQPAALRRVVELVLTVAGGEAVGAVDLVPHRYERRAIGLREERVRQVLGVELAPDEVRDLLEPIGFEVNVRPRPMRVLVPGFRPDVVEEIDLIEELARRRGYGSFPEEIAPHRPSTVPEDPSVAVEARIRSLFVRWGFLEARTVPFAPESAGTVAVLNSLSAEESYLRSALVPGLLRRVEHNLAHGVRDVRLFEIGAAFLAPVGGGAGEERRVAAAFTGTSRPPHWSGAAPEWDLWDLKGLLEELAGEYPDGRVDAVDGRLTLFAGGDEIGRARQAAEGEVDAPAWAGPTFVLEVRLPSVSVERRNVQYRPLPVHPGSERDLALLVPTSLAAGELGGTIRESAGELLENVFPFDLYEGKGIPEGTRSVGFRLRFRAADRTLTDAEVDAAVSRVLAALEERHGVRRR, encoded by the coding sequence ATGAACATCTCCTATCGCTGGCTCCGGTCGATTGCCCCGGGGCTCCAGGGAACGCCGCAGGAAGTGGCCGAGCGCCTGGCCATGCTCGGCGCGCCCGTGGACGAGATCGTATATCTGGGTGCGGACATCGGCGACGTGGTGATCGCCCGCGTCGAAGAGGTTCGCCAGCACCCCAACGCCGACCGCCTGCGCCTGTGCACCGTCAACGCCGGCGGCGCCGAGCGGCTGCAGGTGGTCTGCGGCGCGCCCAACGTGGAGGCGGGCGGGCTGTACCCGTTCGCGCCCATCGGCGCCACGCTGCCCGGCGGGCTGCAGATCAAGAAGGCCAAGCTGCGGGGCGAGGCGTCGGAGGGAATGCTCTGCTCCGCGCGCGAACTGGGGCTGGGCCGCGACCACGCGGGGCTGATGACGCTGCACGGCGAGTTCGCCCCCGGCACCGGTTTCCGCGACGCCCTCGAACTGGACGATCACCTGCTGGTGGTGGACGTGACGCCCAACCGCGGCGAGCTGCTTTCGCACCTGGGCGTGGCGCGCGAGCTGGCCCCCACGGGCGAGGACGGCGTGGAGCTTCCCGCCTTCCCGAATCGCCGCGGCGGCTCGTTCCCCGTCCACGCCGGCCGGCGCGCGTGCGACGACCTGGGGATGGACGTGGAGATCGAGGACGACGAAGGGTGCACGCGGTACATGGGCGCCATCGTCCGGGGCGTGCGCGTGGGGCCGTCTCCCGAGTGGCTGGCCACCCGCCTGCGCGCCATCGGGCAGCGGCCCATCAACAACGTGGTGGATGCGACCAACTACGTGCTGCACGAGCTGGGGCAGCCCGTGCACGCCTTCGACCTGAACCTGCTGCGCGGCGGCCGCGTCGCCGTCCGTCACGCCCGCGCAGGCGAAACGCTGACGACGCTGGACGGCGTGGAGCGTACGCTGGACGCCCAGGACGTGGTGATCGCCGACGGTGACGGCGCGGTGGCCCTGGCCGGGGTGATGGGCGGCCGGGACAGCGAGGTGGGCGGGGGAACGACGGACCTGTTCATCGAAGTCGCCCTGTTCGATCCCCAGCGCGTCCGCCGTGCGGCGCGGCGCCAGGGGCTTTCGACGGACGCCTCGTACCGCTTCGAGCGCGGGGTGGATCCCGAGGGCCAGCCGGCGGCGCTGCGCCGGGTCGTGGAACTGGTGCTGACCGTCGCCGGGGGGGAGGCGGTGGGCGCGGTGGACCTGGTGCCGCATCGCTACGAGCGGCGCGCCATCGGCCTTCGCGAGGAGCGCGTGCGGCAGGTGCTGGGCGTGGAGCTGGCGCCGGACGAGGTTCGCGACCTGCTGGAGCCCATCGGCTTCGAGGTGAACGTGCGGCCCCGGCCCATGCGCGTTCTGGTGCCGGGTTTCCGCCCGGACGTGGTGGAGGAGATCGACCTGATCGAGGAGCTGGCCCGCCGCCGCGGCTACGGCAGCTTCCCCGAGGAGATCGCTCCCCACCGGCCCAGCACGGTGCCTGAAGATCCCAGCGTGGCGGTGGAGGCGCGCATCCGCTCGCTCTTCGTGCGCTGGGGCTTCCTGGAGGCGCGCACGGTGCCGTTCGCACCCGAGTCGGCCGGCACCGTCGCCGTGCTGAACTCGCTCTCGGCGGAGGAGTCGTACCTGCGCTCCGCGCTGGTGCCCGGGCTGCTGCGCCGGGTGGAGCACAACCTTGCGCACGGCGTACGCGACGTGCGGCTGTTCGAGATTGGCGCGGCCTTCCTGGCGCCGGTCGGCGGGGGGGCGGGGGAGGAGCGGCGCGTCGCCGCGGCCTTCACCGGTACCAGCCGCCCGCCGCACTGGAGCGGCGCCGCGCCGGAGTGGGACCTGTGGGACTTGAAGGGGCTGCTGGAAGAACTGGCGGGCGAGTACCCGGATGGCCGCGTGGATGCGGTCGATGGCCGTCTCACGCTGTTCGCCGGGGGCGACGAGATCGGCAGGGCGCGGCAGGCGGCGGAGGGCGAGGTGGATGCGCCCGCCTGGGCCGGGCCCACGTTCGTGCTGGAGGTCCGGCTGCCGTCCGTGTCCGTCGAACGCAGGAACGTCCAGTACCGTCCGCTCCCCGTGCATCCCGGCTCGGAGCGCGACCTGGCGCTTCTCGTCCCCACGTCGCTCGCGGCGGGCGAGTTGGGGGGGACCATCCGCGAGTCCGCGGGCGAGCTGCTGGAGAACGTCTTCCCATTCGACCTGTACGAAGGGAAGGGCATTCCGGAGGGGACGCGCAGCGTGGGGTTCCGCCTGCGGTTCCGGGCGGCGGACCGTACGCTGACGGACGCGGAGGTAGATGCGGCGGTGAGCCGTGTGCTGGCAGCTCTCGAGGAGCGGCATGGCGTCCGCCGACGCTGA
- the pheS gene encoding phenylalanine--tRNA ligase subunit alpha — MPTTTVTDELIAQLRALEAQGAEAVGAAGGAEPLEALRTEYLGRKGRLTGILRRLGELSAEERPVVGAEANRVKEALSALLDERAASFAAAADAGPGIDLSLPGRGRWKGGVHPVTLVIDEICEIFRDLGFNRIAGPELETQEYNFSKLNFPPNHPATDMHDTFYVTDEVLLRTHTSPMQARVMEQFAPPVRVVVPGTVYRRDPFDASHAPAFEQIEGLAVDEGITFADFKATISTFVRRFFGADAKTRFRPSFFPFTEPSAEVDVSCQLCGGSGCSACKGTGWMEIMGAGMVHPNVFAAAGYDPERYTGYAFGMGPGRIAMQRYGVPDIRLLYESDVRFLGQFT; from the coding sequence ATGCCGACGACGACGGTGACCGACGAACTGATCGCGCAGCTTCGCGCGCTGGAGGCCCAGGGCGCGGAAGCCGTGGGCGCCGCCGGCGGGGCCGAGCCGCTGGAGGCGCTGCGCACGGAGTACCTGGGGCGCAAGGGCCGGCTGACGGGCATCCTTCGCCGGCTGGGCGAGCTTTCGGCCGAGGAGCGCCCCGTGGTGGGCGCCGAGGCGAACCGCGTCAAGGAGGCGCTGTCTGCCCTGCTCGACGAGCGAGCCGCCTCGTTCGCGGCCGCGGCCGACGCGGGCCCAGGAATCGACCTGTCGCTCCCCGGCCGCGGCCGCTGGAAGGGCGGGGTGCACCCGGTAACGCTGGTGATCGACGAGATCTGCGAGATCTTCCGCGACCTGGGCTTCAACCGTATCGCCGGGCCGGAGCTGGAAACGCAGGAGTACAACTTCTCCAAGTTGAACTTCCCGCCGAACCACCCGGCGACGGACATGCACGACACCTTCTACGTCACGGACGAGGTGCTGCTGCGCACGCACACCTCGCCCATGCAGGCGCGGGTGATGGAGCAGTTCGCGCCTCCCGTCCGCGTGGTCGTCCCCGGCACCGTGTACCGCCGCGACCCGTTCGACGCCAGCCACGCGCCGGCGTTCGAGCAGATAGAGGGGCTGGCCGTGGACGAGGGGATCACCTTCGCCGACTTCAAGGCCACCATCTCCACCTTCGTCCGCCGCTTCTTCGGGGCGGATGCCAAGACGCGCTTCCGCCCGTCGTTCTTCCCCTTCACCGAGCCCTCGGCCGAGGTGGACGTGTCGTGCCAGCTGTGCGGCGGCTCCGGCTGCAGCGCCTGCAAGGGCACGGGGTGGATGGAGATCATGGGCGCCGGCATGGTGCACCCGAACGTGTTCGCCGCCGCCGGCTACGATCCGGAGCGCTACACGGGCTACGCCTTCGGGATGGGGCCGGGGCGCATCGCCATGCAGCGCTACGGCGTGCCCGACATCCGGCTGCTGTACGAAAGCGACGTGCGGTTCCTTGGGCAGTTCACGTAA
- the rplT gene encoding 50S ribosomal protein L20, which produces MPRVKTNVARLRRKNQILEAAKGYFGRRKNLYKTAKEAVERARKYAYRDRKNRKREFRRLWIIRINAAARQNEISYSRLMDGLNKAGIEIDRKVLADIAVRDPNAFTQIANAAKTSLAA; this is translated from the coding sequence ATGCCTCGCGTAAAGACCAACGTGGCGCGCCTGCGCCGCAAGAACCAGATCCTGGAAGCAGCCAAGGGCTACTTCGGCCGCCGCAAGAACCTGTACAAGACGGCCAAGGAGGCCGTCGAGCGCGCGCGCAAGTACGCCTACCGCGACCGCAAGAACCGCAAGCGCGAGTTCCGCCGCCTGTGGATCATCCGCATCAACGCGGCTGCCCGCCAGAACGAGATCTCGTACTCGCGCCTGATGGACGGCCTGAACAAGGCCGGCATCGAGATCGACCGCAAGGTGCTGGCCGACATCGCCGTGCGCGATCCCAACGCGTTTACGCAGATCGCCAACGCCGCCAAGACGAGCCTGGCTGCCTGA
- the rpmI gene encoding 50S ribosomal protein L35, with protein sequence MPKMKSHRGAAKRFKVTAKGRVKRGSAFHSHILTKKSPKRKRNLRGTTMLAKADEKRVKRLLAS encoded by the coding sequence ATGCCGAAGATGAAGAGCCACCGGGGCGCCGCCAAGCGCTTCAAGGTGACGGCCAAGGGCCGCGTAAAGCGTGGCAGCGCGTTCCACAGCCACATCCTGACCAAGAAGTCGCCCAAGCGGAAGCGCAACCTGCGGGGCACCACCATGCTGGCCAAGGCCGACGAGAAGCGCGTAAAGCGCCTGCTCGCGTCCTGA
- the infC gene encoding translation initiation factor IF-3 produces the protein MNRQIRISPVRVISPEGEQLGILSIERALEIAEDQGLDLVEVAPMARPPVCRIMDYGKFKYEEQRQAREARKKQHHVQIKEVKMRPGIEDHDFDFKVRHARKFLDEGHKVKLTMMFRGRQMAHPEYGRQVLDRVFQQLQDLSKVESHPMLEGRSMVMVLAPTAKPPQAAPASSGAPAQQAAPAAPPAPRPAQPTS, from the coding sequence GTGAACCGGCAGATCCGCATCAGCCCCGTCCGGGTGATCAGCCCAGAAGGTGAGCAGCTGGGGATTCTGTCGATCGAACGGGCGCTGGAGATCGCGGAAGATCAGGGGCTGGACCTGGTGGAAGTCGCGCCCATGGCCCGGCCGCCGGTCTGCCGCATCATGGACTACGGCAAGTTCAAGTACGAGGAGCAGCGTCAGGCGCGCGAGGCGCGCAAGAAGCAGCACCACGTGCAGATCAAGGAAGTCAAGATGCGCCCCGGGATCGAGGACCACGACTTCGACTTCAAGGTGCGCCACGCCCGGAAGTTCCTGGACGAGGGACACAAGGTGAAGCTCACCATGATGTTCCGCGGGCGGCAGATGGCCCACCCCGAGTACGGGCGGCAGGTGCTCGACCGCGTGTTCCAGCAGTTGCAGGACCTTTCGAAGGTGGAGTCGCACCCCATGCTCGAGGGTCGCAGCATGGTGATGGTGCTGGCCCCCACCGCCAAGCCGCCGCAGGCCGCTCCCGCTTCGTCGGGGGCACCCGCGCAGCAGGCGGCCCCGGCCGCTCCGCCGGCCCCCCGGCCGGCGCAGCCGACCAGCTAA